tttttcttcttgttgccatttttgctcaatttctGACCTTTTGTTAGAAAACCTCATAATTCatcgtttaaataaaatgccaataattttatttttttttctttattgttatttttcatcaatcatTCGATCAATCAAACAGAGATGATGACAcataatttctcatttttttttcttctctttgggaaaataaaaatttgaataaataaacaaaattcagtgaagaagaaaaattctgtCACATAAGTTTGTTTCCCTCTCGTTTTATTtgagattcaaattttttttttctatacgagacataaaaaaataaaaagtgaattatcTTGTCAAACAGGATAATAATGACGAACAAGGGGataattttcatctaattttgtataaaataatttaataatcttaaaaaaattattattggtctaattttcatttttttttgtttttcttttaattttttttcttctaatttaataattaaatctataaaaaattaacaataaatatttatttatttttttaagcgcatgaataattttttcctaatttaattttaattttcttccttaTAATTTACTCacttttctcttaattttatttatttatttatttttttctgtataataataattatttccttATCCGAATTATCTTTTTACATCATTCGcggcgacaatttttttaaaaagtctatTTTCTAGTTTTTAGTCTCAGCAATTTCTTAAACGCTTTTCTAAAGTCCATGTTAAATACTGTGTAGATGATCGGATTTagacctaaaataaaatttaaaaaaaaaattattatttattttaaattattattttgattttttttaattaataaaaaattaattattttaattattaattttttttttcagaaattttacaaCTTACCCGAGTTCATGTACCCGAGCCATgtgatgaaattgataaatcgTTCCGAGGGGCAGCATGTGGCGCAAAACGGAACGATAACGTACACCAGAAAGAAGGGAAGCCAACATGCGATAAAGACACCCATGACGATGCCAAGAACGCGTGCCGCTCGTCGCTCTTTGGACAACGAAATTTTCTGTCGTTCCTCGATAAACTGCGAAATGCCTCCGGATTTCTTCACAGATTTCCGTTTGTTCTTCTTCGTGGGCGTGGCATTGTTGTGATTTGGCTCTACTTTGTGCAGCATTTTTTGTTCCTGCTCCGGCTTCGTGCTCTCCGACGAATTTTCCGGATTATATGTGTTGCTTTCGTCCTCGTTCGCAACTACCTGTAAAATTTCCGTGTCGTTCCCATTGGTTTTGGATTTCTTATCGTGATGCTTCCGACAAATGGGCACACTGTCACCCGCTTTATTGGCTTCGTTGTAATTAACCTCGCTGCTGACACTATCGGCATCACCTAAAGTTTCGAGATTTGGAGAATTTTTCGTCTCCTCATCTTTCGTCTTGTTGTTGCGAATTTGGTTGATTTTGGAAGCAGCTTTGGCGCGTTCCCGCAATCGACGCCGCGTCGCAATGAAAATCTCGACATAAACAACCGTCATGATGACCAAAGGGATGAAGAAGCTGCCAAGAGCCGAATATATCACATAGCCTTGGTTTGATGTCAATTGGCATTTGGTTTCAGGTGTGAATACTTCGGGCCAATCGTTCCATCCGAGCAACGGGGGCGAACTGATGAGCAACGATAACACCCACACCGACACAATCATCGATAAAACTAACTCTAACGTACGCTTATAGTCTAGGGGCTTGCTGATGGCCCAAAAACGATCGAGTGCGATGACACACAAGTTCAAAATGCTCGCTGTGCAACACATTACGTCAGCTGTGAGCCAAAATTTGCACACGTGAATGCCAAATTCCCAACGTCCGATCACGAGATACGCGACATTTAGGGGCAGCACGAGGGACGCAACAAAAATATCGGCTACCGCGAGCGAGACAATGAAGAAATTCTGCACTGTCTTGAGCGGGCGGTACGTGAAGACACTCAGGATGACGAGAATGTTGCCCGTTACCgtgaaaataatgataaaactgAGTATTAGAACGGTTGCTATTGCCTCCCATTCCGGGATTGCCAAGTCGATGCCGAAAACGCTCGGATATGCCACACGCAACTCTTCGGGACACGTAAAGTTCTCCGCAAGTGACGGCTCCGATGTGACATTTAACGAAAAGTCCATGTTACAGCTCGAATGCAAACCGCATCTAGAGatactgaaaagaaaaaacaaaaaaaaataattagatttttattattttgatcgTTTTACGTGCAATCTCGTCCACTGCCGCCAAGgaagaaaagtaataaaatgataattgaaatcaaaatgcaatcatattttttttacggtctgcaataataatttcaatttttcctacAAGACAATTGCAACGACTTGACACGACAGCAATAAAATGCTGAGAACAATCGATCGAacgtaataaaaatgaaaataaagaaaaattgttcaatttatgatttttctctcCTCTTCTATTTCTAAGAAAAATTCGtttgcattaattttcacaaaattctaGAGGTGCATTAGGTTTCATTCATCACTCGGCGGATATGAATTTCACCTGAAGCAGAGGAGGAGAAATGACAGACTGACGTCTaattaagttttgaaattatagTGCGATGATGATGGCAGAAACGTGATGAAATAAAGAGAAATGAtgctttttttcaacataaattcTCGTGAAGTGCAGTGTCTTGTAAGATAATTGAGTTATGAAACGTCCGTTAAAGAGATTGGCTTCTTCGTGGAATGCTTTGGAAcagaatttaataaagaaattctttgacaaatttaatttttaacaagaatttgactaaaaatagatttcttggagttgtttaaaaatttattttgtattaaaaattccatttaaattgaaattttcaattaaatttattaaaaattttgcttctgaggaaattttttaaaccaaattttaCTGTTTTGAGCGAAACTTGTCAGatttcacattaaaatttcaatcaaattttacaaaaaattcaatttttaagaagttaaaaagttaattttagcttcatgaaaatttttaatggtaaaaaaatttattttaagtaacggttcttaaaatttttaacaattatttcttttgtcCTGCACAATAttgtaggaaaaaaatgaaaataataaattaaataaatttaaaaaaaaaatttttgaaatataaaaaaaagtttcttgattattttttttaaatttttttcttgaaaaataagtgttaaaatatactttacttagaaaaattaaaaaaaactctcaacatagaaaaatgaaaattctcttgaaacttaaaaaatgcaCGATTTCATGTCAAATCGATTTCTGTCATTCTGTCATGTCacaaaatcgagaaaaattgcATCCAACCCATCAAGTTTCATCTAAAACATACAAAATGTGGGTCGTCttctgtaaaatttaattgttttacgTGCTCAAAATGTGCTTGCACGacacataaaactttttattagaaatctCGTCTTCTTCCCATCTCAAAATGAGTGAAATTTATGCATGAGTCGTTGTCAAGAATCTGCCATATTACTCCCTTGCATGATAGTTAGCGATTTAGAATTCGAAGCTGAAAcggaaaaaagacgaaaacgaCAAAATAACGAGAGGAAAATGTTATTTCTGCACTTTAATTGCAACCGCATTCCTCGTTAAATGGTGAAAAAGGTAACAAACGAAAATATATTTCTGATGTATTTGTGAAGGAATGtcatcgtaaaattttatgacaacacacatgacgacaacgacaacgtggtttaattaacttttactgGCATGTCGATTAGGTCGTTTTCGACAGAATTCATAACTTTTCCGTGGCACgacaaaagaaatatttttcaaattgactcacattaaaagtgaaataaacgTCAAagagcaataataatttaactttttcattaaCTGTCTGGTCTCCTGAGTGGGAAAgggaaaaaataactttgataCGTTATAAAAGTCAACTTTTCATGTCatgctcatcatcatcacttctcatgtgaaaaaaaaaagttcaggagaaatagagaaaaaaaattaaaccgacAACAGTgacatgcagaaaaaaaaacaaacgtaATTAAAAAGGATGAACAAATATCATCTATGGGTACAAGGAATTGCTGTGCATGTgaacatcataatttttttttttcataaaaaatgtttgacagGTTAGTTGACAAAATAAACTTGATCGCTTTTAGttgatttaaaacattttttttttaaataatttcagatgaaaaataaaatttttacattttagtactcctcattttaataaaagataagcaaaagtacagaaaattggcactaaatttaaaatttcgcattttttaattattttttataaaattttaattaaaacttaattaaaaaattgacgaatttattcaataattatttttttctcatttttgtactcctcatgttAATATGGGACAGACAAAATGTACAGACAgacaatatatatatatttttttttttcaaaaaaatcgaaacgcggtaaaaatgataaattatgacGACGATAACTATCTTTGAGGTTGACTTTGTTACCGAGTGAAgagcattaaaataaa
The sequence above is drawn from the Culicoides brevitarsis isolate CSIRO-B50_1 chromosome 1, AGI_CSIRO_Cbre_v1, whole genome shotgun sequence genome and encodes:
- the LOC134830228 gene encoding octopamine receptor: MDFSLNVTSEPSLAENFTCPEELRVAYPSVFGIDLAIPEWEAIATVLILSFIIIFTVTGNILVILSVFTYRPLKTVQNFFIVSLAVADIFVASLVLPLNVAYLVIGRWEFGIHVCKFWLTADVMCCTASILNLCVIALDRFWAISKPLDYKRTLELVLSMIVSVWVLSLLISSPPLLGWNDWPEVFTPETKCQLTSNQGYVIYSALGSFFIPLVIMTVVYVEIFIATRRRLRERAKAASKINQIRNNKTKDEETKNSPNLETLGDADSVSSEVNYNEANKAGDSVPICRKHHDKKSKTNGNDTEILQVVANEDESNTYNPENSSESTKPEQEQKMLHKVEPNHNNATPTKKNKRKSVKKSGGISQFIEERQKISLSKERRAARVLGIVMGVFIACWLPFFLVYVIVPFCATCCPSERFINFITWLGYMNSGLNPIIYTVFNMDFRKAFKKLLRLKTRK